In the Euphorbia lathyris chromosome 5, ddEupLath1.1, whole genome shotgun sequence genome, one interval contains:
- the LOC136228755 gene encoding protein ACCELERATED CELL DEATH 6-like isoform X2 yields the protein MDLKINVDGEEMATMATTMRLDNDDDIQDEFVHLELYEAARKCTPGQFQQVLQKVSEERNESASTIIHRVRLLGNSLLHAAVSAGNEDVAAFVAQNFSSLIIHANRKGDTALHIAARCGMLSLVRILARHDEGLLRMENVYGNTSLHEAVSNRHVSVVEYFLVEKHMEPNCNKNNEGWYPIDIAIKNDDMQMLGILLQKIRRQCANLQELQANPPAHIAIWEGRIELMAEKYKEFVQLRDERGRTPLNWAATIGDINAVHILLSHSIQSWFQTDHEGYLPIHRASANGHVKAIIELLKLEHCPDPTDLLTEFGGENILHIAAKWGKENVVKYILGNPKMEKLLNEKDLDGNTPLHLAAKHSHPAVSLTLTWDRRIQLNQHNNQGLTPLDLVVRFEADQLALGRLLLQHTLTTRALLLGGCKTTRDPEITNKSSEEEMKMEFDEKKPQKVEWIKDSVGPLLTVATIVATGTFTAGFTVPGGNNDCDSPDRGMPILLDSFMFQLFVITNSSAFYCSIICILFCLFTKYGDVVVAKNAYLLSVRSFGVALTMMAVAFYVAVQLSDRKVPWLYSFTFITGTIFLIFVALGLVADVPPRCSQNPFGRYIGYYMVRLPIFLFL from the exons ATGGACCTAAAAATAAATGTAGACGGCGAAGAAATGGCGACGATGGCTACAACAATGCGGCTAGACAATGACGATGATATACAAGATGAATTTGTTCATCTTGAGTTGTATGAAGCTGCAAGAAAATGTACACCGGGGCAGTTTCAACAAGTTCTACAAAAAGTTTCAGAAGAAAGAAATGAATCCGCATCGACCATTATTCATCGAGTAAGGCTATTGGGTAATTCTTTGCTTCACGCGGCAGTAAGTGCAGGAAACGAAGATGTAGCAGCATTCGTCGCGCAAAACTTCTCGTCGCTGATTATCCACGCAAATCGCAAGGGCGATACTGCTCTTCATATTGCAGCTAGATGTGGAATGCTAAGCCTGGTTCGTATCCTCGCTCGCCATGACGAAGGATTACTAAGGATGGAAAATGTGTATGGAAACACGAGTTTGCACGAGGCGGTGAGTAATAGACATGTTTCCGTCGTGGAATATTTTCTGGTAGAGAAACATATGGAGCCGAATTGTAATAAGAACAACGAAGGTTGGTATCCTATAGATATTGCCATAAAAAATGATGATATGCAGATGCTTGGAATTCTACTTCAAAAAATCCGTCGGCAATGCGCCAATCTTCAAGAGCTACAAGCAAACCCGCCTGCTCATATCGCCATTTGGGAAGGCAGAATAG AACTAATGGCGGAGAAGTACAAAGAATTCGTACAATTAAGAGACGAAAGAGGGCGAACTCCGCTTAATTGGGCTGCGACCATAGGCGATATCAATGCCGTTCATATCCTCCTATCTCATTCTATACAAAGTTGGTTTCAAACGGACCACGAGGGATACTTACCTATTCATAGAGCATCCGCGAATGGTCATGTTAAAGCGATCATAGAGTTGCTTAAGCTTGAGCATTGCCCCGATCCAACGGATTTGCTAACGGAATTTGGTGGCGAGAATATTCTTCATATAGCGGCGAAATGGGGAAAAGAAAATGTGGTGAAATATATACTTGGAAATCCAAAAATGGAGAAGCTTTTGAATGAAAAAGATTTAGATGGGAATACACCGTTACATTTGGCTGCAAAGCATTCTCATCCAGCAGTTTCTCTTACTCTCACTTGGGATAGAAGAATACAACTAAATCAACACAACAATCAAGGGTTAACTCCTCTTGATCTTGTTGTGAGATTCGAGGCGGACCAATTAGCCCTCGGACGACTATTGCTACAACAC ACTCTAACAACAAGAGCATTACTCCTTGGTGGTTGTAAGACAACTAGGGATCCAGAGATTACAAACAAATCATCTGAAGAAGAAATGAAAATGGAATTTGATGAGAAAAAGCCCCAAAAAGTTGAATGGATCAAGGACAGTGTTGGACCTCTTTTAACAGTAGCGACGATTGTAGCGACAGGAACCTTTACGGCAGGTTTCACCGTGCCAGGAGGCAATAACGACTGCGACAGCCCAGATAGGGGAATGCCGATTTTGTTGGACAGTTTTATGTTTCAACTGTTTGTGATCACAAATAGCAGTGCTTTTTATTGCTCAATTATTTGTATCCTCTTCTGCCTCTTCACAAAGTACGGCGACGTAGTTGTCGCCAAAAATGCATATCTCTTGTCGGTCCGATCTTTCGGGGTAGCACTTACGATGATGGCCGTTGCGTTTTATGTTGCTGTCCAACTTTCGGACAGGAAAGTTCCTTGGCTCTATTCTTTTACTTTTATTACAGGTACGATCTTTTTAATATTTGTGGCGTTGGGTTTGGTCGCGGATGTACCTCCGAGATGTTCCCAAAATCCTTTCGGTCGTTACATCGGCTATTACATGGTTCGTCTAcccattttcttatttctttag
- the LOC136228755 gene encoding protein ACCELERATED CELL DEATH 6-like isoform X1 has translation MDLKINVDGEEMATMATTMRLDNDDDIQDEFVHLELYEAARKCTPGQFQQVLQKVSEERNESASTIIHRVRLLGNSLLHAAVSAGNEDVAAFVAQNFSSLIIHANRKGDTALHIAARCGMLSLVRILARHDEGLLRMENVYGNTSLHEAVSNRHVSVVEYFLVEKHMEPNCNKNNEGWYPIDIAIKNDDMQMLGILLQKIRRQCANLQELQANPPAHIAIWEGRIGMLELMAEKYKEFVQLRDERGRTPLNWAATIGDINAVHILLSHSIQSWFQTDHEGYLPIHRASANGHVKAIIELLKLEHCPDPTDLLTEFGGENILHIAAKWGKENVVKYILGNPKMEKLLNEKDLDGNTPLHLAAKHSHPAVSLTLTWDRRIQLNQHNNQGLTPLDLVVRFEADQLALGRLLLQHTLTTRALLLGGCKTTRDPEITNKSSEEEMKMEFDEKKPQKVEWIKDSVGPLLTVATIVATGTFTAGFTVPGGNNDCDSPDRGMPILLDSFMFQLFVITNSSAFYCSIICILFCLFTKYGDVVVAKNAYLLSVRSFGVALTMMAVAFYVAVQLSDRKVPWLYSFTFITGTIFLIFVALGLVADVPPRCSQNPFGRYIGYYMVRLPIFLFL, from the exons ATGGACCTAAAAATAAATGTAGACGGCGAAGAAATGGCGACGATGGCTACAACAATGCGGCTAGACAATGACGATGATATACAAGATGAATTTGTTCATCTTGAGTTGTATGAAGCTGCAAGAAAATGTACACCGGGGCAGTTTCAACAAGTTCTACAAAAAGTTTCAGAAGAAAGAAATGAATCCGCATCGACCATTATTCATCGAGTAAGGCTATTGGGTAATTCTTTGCTTCACGCGGCAGTAAGTGCAGGAAACGAAGATGTAGCAGCATTCGTCGCGCAAAACTTCTCGTCGCTGATTATCCACGCAAATCGCAAGGGCGATACTGCTCTTCATATTGCAGCTAGATGTGGAATGCTAAGCCTGGTTCGTATCCTCGCTCGCCATGACGAAGGATTACTAAGGATGGAAAATGTGTATGGAAACACGAGTTTGCACGAGGCGGTGAGTAATAGACATGTTTCCGTCGTGGAATATTTTCTGGTAGAGAAACATATGGAGCCGAATTGTAATAAGAACAACGAAGGTTGGTATCCTATAGATATTGCCATAAAAAATGATGATATGCAGATGCTTGGAATTCTACTTCAAAAAATCCGTCGGCAATGCGCCAATCTTCAAGAGCTACAAGCAAACCCGCCTGCTCATATCGCCATTTGGGAAGGCAGAATAG GTATGTTAGAACTAATGGCGGAGAAGTACAAAGAATTCGTACAATTAAGAGACGAAAGAGGGCGAACTCCGCTTAATTGGGCTGCGACCATAGGCGATATCAATGCCGTTCATATCCTCCTATCTCATTCTATACAAAGTTGGTTTCAAACGGACCACGAGGGATACTTACCTATTCATAGAGCATCCGCGAATGGTCATGTTAAAGCGATCATAGAGTTGCTTAAGCTTGAGCATTGCCCCGATCCAACGGATTTGCTAACGGAATTTGGTGGCGAGAATATTCTTCATATAGCGGCGAAATGGGGAAAAGAAAATGTGGTGAAATATATACTTGGAAATCCAAAAATGGAGAAGCTTTTGAATGAAAAAGATTTAGATGGGAATACACCGTTACATTTGGCTGCAAAGCATTCTCATCCAGCAGTTTCTCTTACTCTCACTTGGGATAGAAGAATACAACTAAATCAACACAACAATCAAGGGTTAACTCCTCTTGATCTTGTTGTGAGATTCGAGGCGGACCAATTAGCCCTCGGACGACTATTGCTACAACAC ACTCTAACAACAAGAGCATTACTCCTTGGTGGTTGTAAGACAACTAGGGATCCAGAGATTACAAACAAATCATCTGAAGAAGAAATGAAAATGGAATTTGATGAGAAAAAGCCCCAAAAAGTTGAATGGATCAAGGACAGTGTTGGACCTCTTTTAACAGTAGCGACGATTGTAGCGACAGGAACCTTTACGGCAGGTTTCACCGTGCCAGGAGGCAATAACGACTGCGACAGCCCAGATAGGGGAATGCCGATTTTGTTGGACAGTTTTATGTTTCAACTGTTTGTGATCACAAATAGCAGTGCTTTTTATTGCTCAATTATTTGTATCCTCTTCTGCCTCTTCACAAAGTACGGCGACGTAGTTGTCGCCAAAAATGCATATCTCTTGTCGGTCCGATCTTTCGGGGTAGCACTTACGATGATGGCCGTTGCGTTTTATGTTGCTGTCCAACTTTCGGACAGGAAAGTTCCTTGGCTCTATTCTTTTACTTTTATTACAGGTACGATCTTTTTAATATTTGTGGCGTTGGGTTTGGTCGCGGATGTACCTCCGAGATGTTCCCAAAATCCTTTCGGTCGTTACATCGGCTATTACATGGTTCGTCTAcccattttcttatttctttag